One genomic window of Streptomyces sp. NBC_01276 includes the following:
- a CDS encoding multicopper oxidase family protein, with protein MAGALGSAVALPRSVLGAQAYASDGHGAAAADTAVPHTPPLAKFVDPLPRPLTAVPDPSAYPGADYYEITMRQGSWRFHRDLGPATVWGYWATNPHDPRKPIGMGYLGPTLDVTRDRPTVVKYRNHLPTTHLFQDVIDKIHNGDPQLAPIAPPPYESRAPFPRNLNVWNVVHQHGGFTAPQSDGMPLQSYSPDGFHAESYTTLDPSRVKPNEAICAYTNHDRSCLLWYHDHGMGMTSVNVYAGLAGLYVVRDPADDRLGLPRGEYEVPIVLQDRTFKADGSLAYTMTAQQGEDTPVVNGKAYPFLAVEQRRYRLRVLNASNERFWRLMFSVPRDVLPQPTLPFWLIGTDGGFRAPLQMLNFLISPAERYDLIVDFSRMPVGTKVKLMNYNAPVHFPGGDGPDITDVMEFHVVKPPSGGADRTTPPRELALPEVERIEVKPHTRRREWVLYQHKLFSTMTFNAVPFMEPSQDFIEAGSTEIWEYINPNHDAHPMHVHLVNFQVLNRQPIDAAAYQDDYEKWIDGGRKPEDRPVLANHLTGPPIPPDPDEARSDKDTVKSYPETVTRIVIREFTPPTETIAGIPGSGAELPATYVHHCHILEHEDDDLMRPWTIVGPDGHHDDGHHDDGQPGGGHPDGHGHGHGR; from the coding sequence ATGGCCGGTGCCCTGGGCAGCGCGGTCGCGCTTCCGCGGAGTGTTCTGGGAGCGCAGGCGTACGCGTCGGACGGTCACGGGGCGGCGGCCGCGGACACCGCGGTGCCGCACACCCCTCCGCTGGCGAAGTTCGTCGACCCGCTGCCCAGGCCGCTGACGGCCGTCCCGGATCCGTCCGCCTATCCGGGCGCCGACTACTACGAGATCACGATGCGGCAGGGCTCCTGGCGCTTCCACCGGGATCTCGGGCCGGCGACCGTGTGGGGCTACTGGGCCACGAACCCGCACGACCCCCGCAAGCCGATCGGCATGGGCTACCTCGGGCCGACCCTCGACGTGACGAGGGACCGCCCGACGGTCGTCAAGTACCGCAACCACCTGCCGACCACGCACCTGTTCCAGGACGTGATCGACAAGATCCACAACGGGGACCCCCAGCTCGCCCCGATCGCTCCGCCCCCCTACGAGAGCCGAGCGCCCTTCCCCCGGAACCTCAACGTGTGGAACGTCGTGCACCAGCACGGCGGTTTCACGGCACCGCAGTCCGACGGGATGCCGCTGCAGTCGTACAGCCCGGACGGTTTCCACGCCGAGTCCTACACCACCCTGGACCCGAGCCGCGTCAAGCCCAACGAGGCGATCTGCGCCTACACCAACCACGACCGTTCGTGCCTGCTCTGGTACCACGATCACGGCATGGGGATGACCAGCGTCAACGTCTACGCGGGTCTGGCCGGCCTCTATGTCGTCCGCGACCCCGCCGACGACCGGCTCGGGCTGCCGCGGGGCGAATACGAGGTCCCCATCGTCCTCCAGGACCGGACCTTCAAGGCGGACGGCTCGCTCGCCTACACCATGACCGCGCAGCAGGGCGAGGACACCCCGGTCGTCAACGGGAAGGCGTACCCCTTCCTGGCCGTCGAGCAGCGGCGCTACCGGCTGCGCGTGCTCAACGCCTCGAACGAGCGTTTCTGGCGGCTCATGTTCAGCGTGCCCAGGGACGTGCTGCCGCAGCCGACGCTGCCGTTCTGGCTGATCGGCACCGACGGCGGTTTCCGCGCTCCGCTGCAGATGCTGAACTTCCTGATCTCGCCCGCCGAGAGGTACGACCTGATCGTCGACTTCAGCCGGATGCCGGTGGGCACGAAGGTCAAACTGATGAACTACAACGCCCCGGTGCACTTCCCCGGCGGCGACGGCCCGGACATCACGGACGTCATGGAATTCCATGTCGTCAAACCGCCGTCCGGAGGTGCGGACAGGACGACGCCGCCCAGGGAACTCGCGCTGCCGGAGGTCGAAAGGATCGAGGTTAAACCCCACACCCGTAGGCGGGAATGGGTCCTCTACCAGCACAAACTCTTCAGCACCATGACGTTCAACGCGGTGCCCTTCATGGAGCCGTCCCAGGACTTCATCGAGGCGGGCTCGACCGAGATCTGGGAGTACATCAATCCCAATCACGACGCCCACCCGATGCACGTCCACCTCGTCAACTTCCAGGTGCTGAACAGGCAGCCGATCGATGCGGCGGCCTACCAGGACGACTACGAGAAGTGGATTGACGGCGGCCGCAAGCCGGAGGACCGGCCGGTGCTGGCGAACCATCTGACCGGCCCGCCCATCCCGCCGGATCCGGACGAGGCGCGGTCCGACAAGGACACGGTCAAGTCGTATCCGGAGACGGTGACCCGGATCGTCATCCGGGAGTTCACCCCGCCGACGGAGACGATCGCGGGGATTCCGGGCAGTGGCGCCGAG
- a CDS encoding sn-glycerol-3-phosphate ABC transporter ATP-binding protein UgpC has protein sequence MASVTFDRATRLYPGGDKPAVDQLELEIEDGEFLVLVGPSGCGKSTSLRMLAGLEDVNGGAIRIGDRDVTHLPPKDRDIAMVFQNYALYPHMTVADNMGFALKIAGEDKATIRRKVEDAAKMLDLTQYLDRKPKALSGGQRQRVAMGRAIVRKPQVFLMDEPLSNLDAKLRVSTRTQIAALQRDLGITTVYVTHDQVEAMTMGDRVAVLKDGLLQQVDTPRNMYDRPANLFVAGFIGSPAMNLVEVPITDGGVKFGASVVPVSRAALSAAADAGDRTVTVGVRPEHFDVGDAGGLTITVNVVEELGADGYVYGSALLGTDKTPQDIVVRVGGRQVPEKGSTMHLVPRADEIHVFSTSTGARLSD, from the coding sequence ATGGCTTCTGTGACTTTCGACCGCGCGACCCGGCTCTACCCGGGCGGCGACAAGCCCGCCGTCGACCAGCTGGAGCTGGAGATCGAGGACGGCGAGTTCCTCGTCCTCGTCGGCCCCTCCGGCTGCGGCAAGTCCACCTCCCTGCGCATGCTCGCGGGTCTGGAGGACGTCAACGGCGGCGCCATCCGCATCGGCGACCGCGACGTCACGCACCTGCCGCCCAAGGACCGGGACATCGCGATGGTGTTCCAGAACTACGCGCTGTACCCGCACATGACCGTCGCCGACAACATGGGCTTCGCGCTCAAGATCGCCGGCGAGGACAAGGCCACCATCCGCCGCAAGGTGGAGGACGCGGCGAAGATGCTGGACCTCACCCAGTACCTCGACCGCAAGCCCAAGGCGCTCTCCGGCGGTCAGCGCCAGCGCGTCGCGATGGGCCGCGCCATCGTCCGCAAGCCGCAGGTCTTCCTCATGGACGAGCCGCTGTCGAACCTCGACGCCAAGCTCCGCGTGTCCACCCGCACCCAGATCGCCGCGCTCCAGCGCGACCTCGGGATCACCACCGTCTACGTCACCCACGACCAGGTCGAGGCCATGACGATGGGCGACCGCGTGGCGGTCCTCAAGGACGGTCTGCTGCAGCAGGTCGACACCCCTCGCAACATGTACGACCGGCCGGCGAACCTGTTCGTGGCCGGGTTCATCGGCTCCCCCGCCATGAACCTCGTCGAGGTCCCGATCACCGACGGCGGCGTGAAGTTCGGCGCGAGCGTCGTCCCGGTCTCCCGCGCGGCGCTGTCGGCGGCCGCGGACGCCGGCGACCGCACGGTCACCGTGGGCGTGCGCCCCGAGCACTTCGACGTCGGTGACGCGGGCGGTCTGACGATCACCGTCAACGTGGTCGAGGAGCTGGGCGCCGACGGCTACGTCTACGGCAGCGCCCTGCTCGGCACCGACAAGACCCCGCAGGACATCGTGGTCCGCGTGGGCGGCCGCCAGGTCCCGGAGAAGGGCTCGACGATGCACCTGGTGCCGCGCGCCGACGAGATCCACGTGTTCTCCACGTCCACCGGTGCCCGCCTGTCCGACTGA
- a CDS encoding zinc-binding dehydrogenase, whose amino-acid sequence MRAIRLHAFGPAENLSYETVPRPVPGPGQVRIAVASAGVHLLDVNLRKGIEGPPAPLPALPTTPGREVAGTVDALGPGTDPAWLGRTVVAHLGFAPGGYAEYAVTDAGRLHPVPEGLDTAQAVTMIGTGRTTLGILQFADLGPGSVALITAAAGGIGTLLVQYAKNAGATVVALAGGPAKTALATANGADLAVDYTTDDWADTVRAHHPDGATVLFDSVGGATARTALGLLAPGARHLVHGRSSGPLTLTGAEQDDLTARGITTRGVLGPAMLEAVGAPDPMRVLETRALEEAATGRLRPAVQRYPLAEAAAAHHALETRATTGKVVLEP is encoded by the coding sequence ATGCGCGCCATCCGACTCCACGCCTTCGGCCCCGCCGAGAACCTCTCCTACGAGACCGTCCCCCGCCCCGTCCCCGGCCCCGGCCAGGTCCGCATCGCCGTCGCCTCCGCCGGCGTCCACCTCCTCGACGTCAACCTCCGCAAGGGCATCGAGGGGCCCCCGGCACCCCTGCCCGCACTCCCCACCACCCCCGGTCGCGAAGTCGCCGGCACCGTCGACGCCCTCGGCCCCGGCACCGATCCCGCCTGGCTCGGCCGGACCGTCGTCGCCCACCTCGGCTTCGCCCCGGGCGGCTACGCCGAGTACGCCGTCACCGACGCCGGCCGCCTCCACCCCGTCCCCGAGGGCCTCGACACCGCCCAGGCCGTCACCATGATCGGCACCGGCCGCACCACCCTCGGCATCCTCCAGTTCGCCGACCTCGGCCCCGGCTCAGTCGCCCTGATCACCGCCGCGGCCGGCGGCATCGGCACCCTGCTCGTCCAGTACGCCAAGAACGCCGGCGCCACCGTCGTCGCCCTCGCCGGAGGCCCCGCCAAGACCGCCCTGGCCACCGCCAACGGCGCCGACCTCGCCGTCGACTACACCACCGACGACTGGGCCGACACCGTCCGCGCCCACCACCCCGACGGCGCCACCGTCCTCTTCGACTCCGTCGGCGGCGCCACCGCCCGGACCGCCCTCGGCCTCCTCGCCCCCGGCGCCCGCCACCTCGTCCACGGCCGCTCCTCCGGCCCCCTCACCCTCACCGGAGCCGAACAGGACGACCTCACCGCCCGCGGCATCACCACCCGGGGCGTCCTCGGCCCCGCCATGCTCGAAGCCGTCGGAGCCCCCGACCCGATGCGCGTCCTGGAAACCCGAGCCCTCGAAGAAGCCGCCACCGGCCGGCTGCGCCCCGCCGTCCAGCGCTACCCCCTGGCCGAAGCCGCAGCTGCCCACCACGCCCTCGAAACCCGCGCCACCACCGGCAAGGTCGTCCTGGAGCCCTGA
- a CDS encoding M4 family metallopeptidase yields MPHPTPSRRARLAAAALLGAALALTAGTATANTTPTAPTATGTGTGTATGTGTGTGTGTGQYSGTVPLGTTPAGATYQLRDPSRGDQRTLDALNQTSGPGVLFTDSDNVWGTGLPSNRQTAAVDVHYATAVTWDFYRAAFNRSGVRGDGAATTSRVHYGTNYGGAFWDASCACVSYGDGTTPGRPPTSLDIVGHELAHGLIGSTANFTAAGEPGALGEGTADILATAGEFFAENKADVGDYLLGERVYDGPPRRMDRPSADGVSRDYWSADIGSLDPHAASGPARHFYYLLAEGSGPKEINGVAYDSPTHDGSKLLGIGRDRATRIWYRALTLHMRSSTNYAAARTATIQSAIELYGAAAPEVARVAAAWKAVNVG; encoded by the coding sequence GTGCCCCACCCCACGCCCTCCCGCCGCGCCCGCCTCGCAGCCGCCGCCCTCCTCGGCGCCGCCCTCGCCCTCACCGCCGGCACGGCGACGGCGAACACCACGCCCACGGCACCCACCGCCACCGGTACGGGCACCGGCACCGCCACCGGCACCGGCACCGGCACCGGCACCGGCACCGGCCAGTACTCCGGCACCGTCCCCCTCGGCACCACCCCCGCCGGCGCCACCTACCAGCTCCGCGACCCCTCCCGCGGCGACCAGCGCACCCTCGACGCCCTCAACCAGACCTCCGGCCCCGGCGTCCTGTTCACCGACTCCGACAACGTCTGGGGCACCGGCCTGCCCTCCAACCGCCAGACCGCCGCCGTCGACGTCCACTACGCCACCGCCGTGACCTGGGACTTCTACCGCGCCGCCTTCAACAGAAGCGGCGTACGCGGCGACGGGGCCGCCACCACCTCCCGAGTCCACTACGGGACCAACTACGGCGGCGCCTTCTGGGACGCGAGCTGCGCCTGCGTCTCGTACGGCGACGGCACCACCCCCGGCCGCCCGCCGACCTCGCTCGACATCGTCGGCCACGAGCTCGCCCACGGCCTGATCGGCTCCACCGCCAACTTCACCGCCGCCGGAGAGCCCGGCGCCCTCGGCGAGGGCACCGCCGACATCCTCGCCACCGCCGGCGAGTTCTTCGCCGAGAACAAGGCCGACGTCGGCGACTACCTCCTCGGCGAGCGCGTCTACGACGGCCCGCCCCGCCGCATGGACCGCCCCAGCGCCGACGGCGTCTCCCGTGACTACTGGTCCGCGGACATCGGCAGCCTCGACCCGCACGCCGCCTCCGGCCCCGCCCGCCACTTCTACTACCTCCTCGCCGAGGGCAGCGGCCCCAAGGAGATCAACGGGGTCGCCTACGACTCCCCCACCCACGACGGCTCCAAGCTCCTCGGCATCGGCCGCGACCGGGCCACCCGGATCTGGTACCGGGCCCTGACCCTGCACATGCGGTCCTCCACCAACTACGCCGCCGCCCGCACCGCCACCATCCAGTCGGCCATCGAGCTCTACGGCGCCGCCGCCCCCGAGGTCGCCCGCGTCGCCGCCGCCTGGAAGGCCGTCAACGTCGGCTGA
- a CDS encoding DsbA family protein yields MKLGVRRTGRAGRVLAAVAAAALLGGAVAGCGAGGGAASDTAASDLSAVRTSPMADRLAGLPAAVDGAKVVVGRPGAPRTVQVLVDPRCGACAKFESEGGETLLKLADEGKVRIEYLLASFLDQGGASGSVKAVNALRASVDAGKFAEYHAAVFASQPQGRFTDELLLRIADRVPGLRGEAFDRAVAEGTHTGWVAGAEEAFETTGMRGTPAVLVDGKPVGAKDGSMFDAAGFARTLQEAGVAA; encoded by the coding sequence GTGAAGCTGGGTGTACGGAGGACAGGGCGCGCGGGACGGGTCCTGGCGGCGGTCGCGGCGGCGGCGCTGCTGGGCGGCGCGGTGGCGGGCTGCGGAGCGGGGGGCGGCGCGGCCTCGGACACGGCGGCGTCGGACCTGTCGGCCGTGCGGACCAGCCCGATGGCGGACCGGCTCGCGGGGCTGCCCGCCGCCGTGGACGGGGCGAAGGTCGTCGTGGGGCGGCCCGGGGCGCCGCGCACCGTTCAGGTGCTGGTGGACCCGCGGTGCGGGGCCTGCGCGAAGTTCGAGTCGGAGGGCGGGGAGACGCTGCTGAAGCTGGCGGACGAGGGCAAGGTGAGGATCGAGTACCTGCTGGCCTCCTTCCTCGACCAGGGCGGGGCGAGCGGTTCCGTGAAGGCGGTGAACGCGTTGCGGGCGTCGGTGGACGCGGGGAAGTTCGCCGAGTACCACGCGGCGGTCTTCGCGAGCCAGCCGCAGGGGAGGTTCACCGACGAGCTGCTGCTGCGGATCGCCGACCGGGTGCCGGGGCTGCGCGGGGAGGCCTTCGACCGGGCCGTGGCCGAGGGGACCCACACGGGGTGGGTCGCCGGGGCGGAGGAGGCCTTCGAGACGACGGGGATGCGGGGGACGCCGGCGGTGCTGGTGGACGGGAAGCCGGTGGGGGCGAAGGACGGGTCGATGTTCGACGCGGCCGGGTTCGCGCGGACCCTCCAGGAGGCGGGCGTTGCCGCGTAG
- a CDS encoding pentapeptide repeat-containing protein, translating into MVRNERVRGQAAGAVRAARRAEVRLPELVAWEGGGLEPDGDYDGLEFADLDLAGQEGVGARFMDCALRRCALDGAGLAKARILDSVLEGVRGVGTDLAGASLRDVELVEARLGGAQLHGAVLERVLVRGGKIDYLNLRTARLKDVVFDGCVLVEPDFGGAVLERVEFRGCVVRGADFTGARMADVDLRAASELGIARGVEALSGAVISPAQLFDLAPALAAQLGLRVEG; encoded by the coding sequence ATGGTGCGGAACGAGCGGGTGCGCGGGCAGGCGGCCGGAGCGGTCAGGGCGGCGAGGCGGGCGGAGGTCCGGCTGCCGGAGCTGGTGGCGTGGGAGGGCGGTGGACTGGAGCCGGACGGGGACTACGACGGACTGGAGTTCGCGGACCTCGATCTGGCGGGGCAGGAGGGCGTCGGGGCGCGGTTCATGGACTGCGCGCTGCGCCGGTGCGCGCTGGACGGGGCGGGGCTGGCGAAGGCGCGGATCCTGGACTCGGTGCTGGAGGGGGTCCGGGGAGTCGGGACGGATCTGGCGGGGGCGTCGCTGCGGGACGTGGAGCTGGTGGAGGCGCGGCTCGGCGGGGCGCAGTTGCACGGGGCGGTGCTGGAGCGGGTGCTCGTACGGGGCGGGAAGATCGACTACCTCAACCTGCGGACGGCGCGGTTGAAGGACGTGGTCTTCGACGGGTGCGTGCTGGTGGAGCCGGACTTCGGGGGTGCGGTGCTGGAGCGGGTGGAGTTCCGGGGCTGCGTGGTGCGGGGAGCGGACTTCACGGGGGCGCGGATGGCGGACGTGGACCTGCGGGCGGCGTCGGAGCTGGGGATCGCGCGCGGGGTGGAGGCCCTGTCCGGGGCGGTGATCAGCCCGGCGCAGCTGTTCGACCTGGCCCCGGCCCTGGCGGCGCAGCTGGGGCTCCGGGTGGAGGGGTAG
- a CDS encoding NAD(P)/FAD-dependent oxidoreductase, translated as MTINGGISFWYATDTTAPQPPRAPLTADATADVVIVGGGYTGLWTAYYLKRAAPDLRITLLEQKFCGYGASGRNGGWLYNGIAGRDRYAALHGHRAALRLQHAMNDTVTEVIDTAAKEGIDADVHRGGVLEVARTPAQLTRLKAFHAAELGFGESDRVLYDATDTRAHIDIADAVGSSWTPHGARIHPLKLVRGLAAACERLGVVIHESTPVTELAPRRAVTPYGTVRAPYVLRCTEGFTAALKGQKRTWLPMNSSMIVTAPLPRSAWDSLGWSDRAVLGDMAHAYMYAQRTADDRIAIGGRGIPYRFGSRTDNDGRTQPATIASLSSLLFSFFPQLTGTEITHAWSGVLGVPRDWCATVTLDATTGLGWAGGYVGSGVATANLAARTLRDLVLGETTDLTALPWVHHRVRRWEPEPFRWLGVHALYAAYREADRHESTTHRPTTTPLARLADRISGRG; from the coding sequence ATGACGATCAACGGCGGTATCTCCTTCTGGTACGCGACCGACACCACCGCCCCCCAGCCACCCCGCGCCCCCCTCACCGCCGACGCCACGGCAGACGTCGTCATCGTCGGCGGCGGCTACACCGGCCTGTGGACGGCCTACTACCTCAAGCGCGCCGCCCCCGACCTCCGCATCACCCTCCTGGAGCAGAAGTTCTGCGGCTACGGGGCCTCCGGGCGCAACGGCGGCTGGCTCTACAACGGCATCGCCGGACGCGACCGCTACGCCGCCCTCCACGGCCACCGGGCCGCCCTCCGCCTCCAGCACGCCATGAACGACACCGTCACCGAGGTCATCGACACCGCCGCCAAGGAGGGCATCGACGCCGACGTCCACCGCGGCGGAGTCCTCGAAGTCGCCCGCACCCCCGCCCAGCTCACCCGCCTCAAGGCCTTCCACGCCGCCGAACTCGGCTTCGGCGAGAGCGACCGGGTCCTCTACGACGCCACCGACACCCGCGCCCACATCGACATCGCCGACGCCGTCGGCTCCAGCTGGACCCCGCACGGAGCCCGCATCCACCCGCTGAAGCTGGTCCGCGGCCTGGCCGCCGCCTGCGAACGCCTCGGCGTGGTCATCCACGAGTCCACCCCCGTCACGGAACTCGCCCCCCGCCGGGCCGTCACCCCGTACGGCACCGTCCGCGCCCCGTACGTCCTGCGCTGCACCGAGGGGTTCACCGCCGCCCTCAAGGGCCAGAAGCGCACCTGGCTCCCCATGAACTCCTCGATGATCGTCACGGCGCCCCTCCCGCGGTCCGCCTGGGACTCCCTGGGCTGGTCGGACCGGGCCGTCCTCGGAGACATGGCCCACGCCTACATGTACGCCCAGCGCACCGCCGACGACCGCATCGCGATCGGCGGCCGCGGCATCCCGTACCGCTTCGGCTCGCGCACCGACAACGACGGCCGCACCCAGCCGGCCACCATCGCCTCCCTGTCCTCCCTCCTCTTCTCCTTCTTCCCGCAGCTCACCGGTACGGAGATCACCCACGCCTGGTCGGGCGTCCTCGGCGTCCCCCGCGACTGGTGCGCCACCGTCACCCTGGACGCCACCACGGGCCTGGGCTGGGCGGGCGGCTACGTCGGCTCCGGCGTGGCCACCGCCAACCTCGCCGCCCGCACCCTGCGCGACCTGGTCCTCGGCGAGACCACCGACCTGACCGCCCTCCCCTGGGTCCACCACCGCGTCCGCCGCTGGGAGCCCGAACCCTTCCGCTGGCTCGGCGTCCACGCCCTCTACGCCGCCTACCGCGAGGCGGACCGCCACGAATCGACCACCCACCGCCCCACGACAACCCCCCTGGCCCGCCTGGCGGACCGCATCTCGGGGCGCGGCTGA
- a CDS encoding N-acetyltransferase family protein → MIREAEVADVPVIRAMIGELAAYERVPHEARATEAQLEEALFGERPAAFAHVAETAEGEVVGFAVWFLSFSTWLGAHGIYLEDLYVRPGARGGGYGKALLRELARICGERGYGRLEWSVLKWNAPSIAFYEALGARPQEEWSVYRLTGGELAELGGEG, encoded by the coding sequence TTGATTCGAGAGGCCGAAGTCGCCGACGTGCCCGTCATCCGCGCCATGATCGGCGAACTCGCCGCGTACGAGCGGGTGCCGCACGAGGCGCGGGCGACGGAGGCGCAGCTGGAGGAGGCGCTGTTCGGGGAGCGCCCGGCGGCGTTCGCGCACGTCGCGGAGACGGCCGAGGGCGAGGTCGTCGGCTTCGCGGTGTGGTTCCTGAGTTTCTCGACGTGGCTCGGGGCGCACGGGATCTACCTGGAGGACCTGTACGTACGGCCGGGTGCGCGCGGGGGCGGGTACGGGAAGGCGCTGTTGCGGGAGTTGGCGCGGATCTGCGGGGAGCGGGGGTACGGGCGGCTGGAGTGGTCGGTGCTGAAGTGGAACGCGCCGTCGATCGCCTTCTACGAGGCCCTGGGCGCGCGGCCGCAGGAGGAGTGGTCGGTGTACCGGCTGACGGGCGGGGAGCTGGCGGAGCTGGGCGGGGAGGGGTGA
- a CDS encoding aminoglycoside phosphotransferase family protein, giving the protein MPRRDGAGVEIPAGLVEVQLRYGGAAGREFVEGLPGRVAEFLERWGLRVAGPAMHGMTALVLPVVRADGTEAALKLLVPDEESAGEPVALRAWDGRGCVRLLEWDGPTGTLLLERLDAGRHLSGLVEREPRAAVTVVAQLLARLTSVRAPQGLRGLGEVAEGLLAGVPEAAGRLADAGERRLLRDCAAALAEVAAEPGDRLLHWDLHFDNVLAAEREPWLAIDPKPLAGDPGFELLPALVNGFRVEEVGWRFDLLTEVVGLDRERARAWTLGRVLQNGLWEVEDGEVALPEREVAVAEVLLGRAGRIGCAG; this is encoded by the coding sequence TTGCCGCGTAGGGACGGGGCCGGGGTCGAGATTCCGGCGGGGCTGGTCGAGGTGCAGCTGCGGTACGGCGGCGCGGCGGGACGGGAGTTCGTCGAGGGGCTGCCGGGGCGGGTGGCGGAGTTCCTGGAGCGGTGGGGCTTGCGGGTGGCGGGGCCCGCGATGCACGGGATGACGGCCCTGGTGCTGCCGGTGGTGCGGGCGGACGGTACGGAGGCGGCGTTGAAGCTGCTGGTCCCGGACGAGGAGAGCGCGGGGGAGCCGGTCGCGCTGCGCGCGTGGGACGGGCGGGGCTGCGTACGGCTGCTGGAGTGGGACGGGCCGACGGGGACGTTGCTGCTGGAGCGGCTGGACGCGGGGCGGCACCTGTCGGGGCTGGTGGAGCGGGAGCCGCGGGCGGCGGTGACGGTGGTGGCGCAGTTGCTGGCGCGGCTGACGTCGGTGCGGGCGCCGCAGGGGCTGCGGGGGCTGGGCGAGGTCGCGGAGGGGCTGCTGGCGGGGGTGCCGGAGGCGGCCGGGCGGCTGGCCGACGCGGGGGAGCGGCGGCTGCTGCGGGACTGCGCGGCGGCGTTGGCGGAGGTGGCGGCGGAGCCGGGGGACCGGTTGCTGCACTGGGACCTGCACTTCGACAACGTGCTGGCGGCGGAGCGGGAGCCGTGGCTGGCGATCGATCCGAAGCCGCTGGCGGGGGACCCGGGGTTCGAGTTGCTGCCGGCGTTGGTGAACGGGTTCCGGGTGGAGGAGGTCGGGTGGCGGTTCGACCTGTTGACGGAGGTGGTGGGGCTGGACCGGGAGCGGGCTCGGGCGTGGACGCTCGGGCGGGTGCTGCAGAACGGCCTGTGGGAGGTGGAGGACGGGGAGGTGGCGCTGCCGGAGCGGGAAGTGGCGGTGGCGGAGGTGCTGTTGGGGCGTGCGGGGCGCATCGGGTGCGCGGGGTGA